In Halogranum gelatinilyticum, the DNA window GCCGTCGGGCGCGCCGCCGGTGTCGAGACCGGCCTGGTTGAGCATGTACAGCGGGAACAGCGATCCGCTCGTCGAGAGACGGTCGGCGAAGGCGACCGTCTCGCCTTCGAGATCCGTGAGCGACTCGATGCCGCTGTCGGGCGTCGTCGTGATGAGCGAGAAGTATCGCGAGGCACCGTAGGCGATACGGATGCCGACGACCTGCGTCACGCCCTCGTTCGCACCCTGGATTGCGATTGCGGGGGCAGCGTCGGCGATGTCGGCCTGTCCGCTCTCGAGTGCCTGCAGGACTGCTGCGTAGTCGGCGGCGACGGTCGACTCGATGGTCGTGTTCGTCTCTTCTTCGAGGTAGTTGAACAGCGGCTGGTACTGCTGTTGGATGTCGACGTCGGACTCGGCCGGTGTGAGCGCGAAGGTCATCGTCTGCGGTTCGCTGCTCGAGCCGGTCGTCGTCCCCTCCGAGGAGCCGCCGCTCGAAGAGTCGGTCGTCTGAGAACCGCCGTCGTTCGAATCGCCACTGGTACAACCACTGAGACCGGTGAGACCGGCGACGCCCGCCGCGCCGGTCACCTTGAGGAAGTTTCGTCGGTTTGCCATGCGGTTGTCATTCTTCTTAGAGACTTCGTGTTTAAGACTTCCTATTCTATCTATAGAGAGGGGTATAGAAATGAACTATAGTTCTCAGAATGTGAGTTGTTTCACGAGACCGCCTCCGAATCTAGCTGTTAGTAAAGAAGTGTTCCACGAACGAGGACATATCTCGTCGCCCGAACGGAAACTGACTTGCCCCGCCCCCGAGTACCACCCCACATGAGCACGACCCACCCCCCGGAGGAGACGCTGGCCGACGTCGTCGTCGTGGACTACGGTCTCGGCAATCTCCGGAGTGCCACGCGCGGTCTGGAGCGCGCTGGCGCGAACGTGACGGTCTCGGACGATCCCGACAGCATCGA includes these proteins:
- a CDS encoding substrate-binding domain-containing protein, with product MANRRNFLKVTGAAGVAGLTGLSGCTSGDSNDGGSQTTDSSSGGSSEGTTTGSSSEPQTMTFALTPAESDVDIQQQYQPLFNYLEEETNTTIESTVAADYAAVLQALESGQADIADAAPAIAIQGANEGVTQVVGIRIAYGASRYFSLITTTPDSGIESLTDLEGETVAFADRLSTSGSLFPLYMLNQAGLDTGGAPDGTPEDFTGQWSDHATARETLINRSEVVAAGTGAFSTAPHVPEDQFPEQFLETSAENDGDLGTEDPELQLLATSDPIPRAPILARADMDEELYAEVETALLNVTEDQLINEDLSDDQQLWFTGVAEGTADDYEPVQNVLDALGVTLGQ